Within the bacterium genome, the region GGCTCTTTTCGTTCAAGAGGTGGAAAGGCCTGGATTTTTGGTGGCTTCTGGCCCTCCTCATGGCCGCCTGGTTGGTTTTGGGCTACTTGCGTCTCTTGGGTGCTTTTGCCATAAGCAAGAGGCATCTTGGTCCCGCCGTGCTCTGCGGATACTTCTTTGCTTCTTTGGGCCTTTTTCAGGCCTGGACCTGGGTGAGACAAAAAGCATGGCCTTGGTTTCCCAAAAGCCTCCCTATTCTTGTGATCTGCTTGCTGGGAGTTTCAACACTGCCTTGGACTCTCAGACCTCAGAGGGAAGAAAAGCTGGTGAGACGCCTGGCAGGTGAATGGATAAGAATCCATGGGTTTCAGCAACCGCTTGTGGCTTCCCAGCACCAGGCAGTGGCATTCTACGCAGGGGGATCCTGGTTGCCCATAAGGGATCTGTTTCGCAACTGGGATCTTTTGCCAGACTTGCTGGTAGTGGAAAAGGAAAGCCCACCCTTAGAGGAGCTCAAAGAAGCCCTGGAGAGGGAAGGTATTGGCCTGGAGCTACTTCAGGAGATAAGCCATGCAGATAATACTGCCTTGCTCATATACAGATTGAAGCCCCCTCCAGGCTCTTCAGGGCTCAAAGGGGCCGCAGGCCAAGGCCTGAGTTTGAAGGAGGCAGTGCAGCCCAAAAGATGAGCCGATTGTCGGTCATCATAGCCACCATGAACCGTGAGCAAGAGCTCCATCGCTGTCTGGATTCCCTTTGGGCTCAGAAGCGGTTACCAGACGAACTAGTTATAGTGGACGATGGAAGCCTTGATATGGAAGCTCTTAAGGCCAAGGTGCCCCAGGGGGTTGAATTCCAGTACCATCGCAAATCTCCTCCAGGGCTTTCAGCTTCCCGCAATCTCGGGGCTCAGGTTGCTCAAGGAGAGCTTGTTCTTTTCCTGGACGACGATGTGGTGCTGGAGCCTGACTTCATAGAGGAAATACTGAGTGTGTTCCAGGAGGACACAACCGGCCGTCTGGCAGGGGTAAGCGGTGTAATAACCAACCGCAAGCCCAAGCCCAAATGGTTTCGCCTGTGGGCCCGGTTTTTCCTCATGGAAAAGGGATTTCCTGGCCGACTGCTTCCTTGGGGGTATTTCTCTGCACCTGGCATTCCTGAGGGCGTTACAGAAGTGCAGTGGATTCCCGGTGGATTGAGTTGTTTCCGAAAGGAGGTTCTGGAGCAGTTCAGGTTCTCGGATATGAACCAGCAAGGCCGCCACGCTCTGGAGGATGTGGAATTGGGCTGGAGGGTATCGGCCCATTACATACTGAAGACCACTCCCTTTGCCAAGCTGTCACACTATCCTCCTGAGAGTGGCTTAAGAGGTGCAGTTCAAAGAGGCTCAAGGCAGGCAATGGGACATGGGTTCCTGTTCTGCGTTCACGGAGAAAAGACTCTTCTCAACAGAGTCAGGTTTCTTTGGGCAACAACAGGTTTAGTGCTTGGGAACATGGGGGCTGTGTTGTTAGTCAGAGGAAAAAGGCAGAGGATTTGGCGGATGTTGCTTGCTCTGGGCAATCTGTTGGGGGCAGTAAGGATCATCCCTCAAGTGATCAGGGGGAAGGCCTGATTTTAATGGCATTGAAATAAACAGATTGATCCAGCCGAGTCTGTGGGTTTTAGATTCTCTTGGGTTTGCGCCGGGAGATTCAGAAACGCACCAGGGATTTGCACAGTGTAGCGCCCCATGCCATAGGGCTTGGAGAAGAATACGGGCTGAGCCATGGATCCAAACAACACTGAAACAAAGACCAATTATCCCATCATAGTAATGGGTATGCACCGCTCTGGTACTTCCATTTTGACACGGATGCTTATGGAATGTGGACTTTTCGTCGGCTGGGAGCTGGATGGAACTCAAGAAGCTTTGTTTTTTAGAAGACGTAATGAGAAGCTGATCAACATATGTGGCGGTAGATGGGACAATCCCCTCCCTGTTCATCTGATTCTGGGCAATGCTCTTTTGAAGAAAGAGTCGGTGGAATCCCTCAAGAAAGACATATCCTCATTTAGAGTCTTTTCATTTCTGGGGCCCAAGCTTTACTGGAAGCACCGAAACTTGTTCAAAATCAATATCCCATGGGGTTGGAAGGATCCTAGAAATGCTTTCCTCTTGCCTGTTTGGCTGGACATTTTTCCTGTGGCCAGATTCGTTAGGATAGTGAGAAACGGCATAGACGTGGCCAAGAGCCTCGTGCTCAGGGAAGCAAAGAGGCTCACAAATCCCATTAGGAGGGATAACAGCCTGCTGGGGAAGCTCAAGAGGCGAACCTCCCTGTGGGGACACAGGCCTTGGTTACTTTATCTTCTTGAAAATTATCAGAGATTCCTGGAACAGATGACCCCTTTGAGCCGTTACAACAGAATGAGGGCCTACGGCTGTGATACCCTGGAAGGTGCATTTGAGCTCTGGAACACATATGTTTCCAGAGAAACCGAAGTGCTGGCTCATCTCCAAGACCGCACGTATTTCTTAAGATATGAGGACTTCCTGGAAGCTCCGGAGGAAAACCTCTACAGGCTGGCTTGTTTTTGCGGTCTGAGCCCACAACAGGATGTGATAAGCCATCTTTGCAAGAGCCTTAACAGGAGCAGAAGATATGCCTTTTGGGAAGATCAGGCTCTTAGGGCATTTTACCAGAGTGTTAAGAGTTGTCCCACCATGCAACAATTGGGTTATTCTGGGCTTTAGCCTTGGTCTTGAAAAGAGCCTTGGATAAGACAAGCCGAGCTCTTGGCTCATGGCCAAAACACGAAACTCCGCTTCTTGAAAACGGTTATGAGAAATGAACTTAGAAACAACTGGGATTGCCTTGACGCCAGTGCTCCTGTGGTTATAGGCGGAGTGGGTGGAAGCGGGACCAGACTGCTCGCCAGGATTCTGCTGGAGATGGGATTTTACTTGGGAAGTGATTTGAATGAGTCCTTAGACAACCTTTGGTTTACACTACTTTTCAAAAGGCCGGCATGGTACAAAACAGAGCTTTCTCGAGGCCGAAATTCTTTAATGAAGGCAATGGAGCTTTTCAAGAGGTCCATGCTTGGAGGGCCTCTCAAACCCAGGGATCTGAAGACCCTTTTGGGTGCAGCTTTACCCATGATCTGGACAGGTCACACCCCTGGAGGGCGTGGAAAAGGGCTTTGGCCTATTTTTAGAGCATGGAAGATGCTTGCCAGAAAAGCCTCCTTACCCCAGGGAGCCACAGCCTGGGGTTGGAAAGAGCCCAACACGCACATCTATCTTCAGGAATTGATGGTCGTTTTCCCGAACATGTGCTACATAAACGTGCTTCGACACGGTCTGGACATGGCTCTGAGCAAGAATCAGCAGCAGCTCGTGAATTGGGGTTTTCTTTTCGGACTTGGAAAACCCAGGACAGAGAAGGAAATCCCGCGTTTGTCTCTAAAGTATTGGGTGTTTGCCAACAAAAGGATTGCCTCTTTGGCTGAAGAGCTGGGCAACCGATTTTTGAGTGTGAACTTCGACCTTTTGTGCTTGTATCCAGAGAAAAATATAGGAAAGATCTTGTCCTTTTTGGGCCGGGAACTGAATCAGGATGCTTTCAAGAAAGTTTGTTTGCTTCCCAAAGCTCCCCCAACAATAGGCAGGTACCGCTCGGTGGATCTGGGCCTTTTTGATGAGGAAGACCTTCAGGCGGTGGAAGAGATGGGCTTCGAGGTGGAGCGCAGGAGCTAGTATGGAACCCGCAGTGCTCTTTTGGTTTTACAAGAAGCACAAGCTTTGCGCTCAAAGGCTGAGGCAGCTGAGGCAGATGAACCCCAAGGCTAAGATTTTCGGGCTTTATGGTGGGCCTGTGGCTGAAGCCCAGCAGGTAGCAGCTGGTCTGGGGAGCTATTTTGAAGATCTGTATGTTTTTCCTGAACAAAGAAGTGCCCAATGGAAGTGGAGAAATGGAGATCAACTCATAGCAAGATGGTATGAGCAAAGGGGCAGGTATCTGGACTGGGAGACGGTTTTTGTGATGCAGTGGGACATGCTTCCCCTGGCGCCTTTAGCACAGCTATTTACAGACCTGGAGCCCAACCAGATTTTACTTTCAGGATTTCGCCCCGTGGCTGAGGTTGAATCCTGGTGGCCTTGGGCAGGGGGGAAGAATCCTTTGAAGCGAAAGGAGTTTGATTCCTTCAAGGAGTTTTTGCGCCTTCGATTTCACTATGAAGGAGCCATTTTTGCCTGTCTCTTTGTGGTTGTATGCTTTCCCAGATCCTTTCTCCAAAGGTATAGCCAGGAGGCCATCCCGGAGGTGGGATTCTTGGAATACAAGATTCCCACCCTGGCCACAGTCTTTGGGATTCCTGTCTGCTCAGGTCACCCCTATGAGCCGTGGTGGGCTGCGGATCCCCAAAGCGTTTCAGTGCCCCCCCACAAGAGATTGCTCAATGGGGTGGGAAGAGAAGTACCTGCATCAGTTATTCTGAGGGAGCTTTCCAAACCCGATGGAGCCAGATTGTTTCACCCTGTCTCCAGAGACATACCTCAATGGATTCTTGAGAACCCAAAACGTTGGTGGGCAAGATTGTTAGCCTCTTTTCTGGATTTGCAGGCAACTGCCATGACTCTCAGGAGTTTTTTGCCAAGGTGGTGATTCTAGGTGGACAATCTTCCAAGAGAAAAAGGCCTAACTCCGGGTACAAACAGGGATCTTAAGAGCTCTTCTGATATAAAGAAGGCGGCCAAGGGTGCCGGGTTCACCCTTGTGGGCAGCGCAATAGGAGCGGCCTTGGAACTGATGGGCCAGATCCTGCTGGCCAGATTCTTGGGAATGGGCGGGTTGGGTCTCTACTCGCTGGGAATGGCGGCAGTGCGTATCTCAGAGGTGCTTGCCAGACTTGGCATTCCCTTGGGTGGCACCAGGCTGGTGTCCATTTACAAAGGTACAGACCCCCAGAGGGTCAAAGGGATCTTGCTTTCCTCCACCGGTATCTGCCTGCTGAGCGGGTGTGTTGCCGGAGCGGTCCTTGGGCTCCTGGCAGAGGTCATTGCCCTGAAGATCTTCAAGAATTCTGAGGTTGCCTGGGTCCTCAGGGCCCTGGCACCAGGTGTACCTTTTGTGACTTTGATGGCGGTGAGCACCTCTCTTCTTACAGGCTTTCACACCACCAAGTTCACGGTTCTTTCCAGAAACATAATAGAGCCTGTAGTCAGCCTGGTTCTGATAGCCTTTTTTCTCATCCTGGGCCAGGGGCTAAGAGGGGTGATCTGGGCCTTCATTGCTTCGCACGCTGTGGCAGCCTTATGCGCATTAAGATTCTTGGTCAAGCTTTTCCCAAGCCTAACCGACAGCTCAGTAAAGCCCGTATATGAGCTGCCTCGACTGATGGGCAACTCTGTTCCCATATTATTGATCGGGGTTCTCAATTACGTGCTTTCCTGGACAGATACTGTAATGCTTGGGATCCTTAGTTCCACATCAGCTGTGGGATTGTACAGGGCTTCATCACGCATCCCCATGCTTTTGCCTCTTTTTCTAAATGCCACCAATTCCATATACGGACCCATGGTTGCAAATCTCCATGCCAGAGGAGAAAGAGAGCGTTTGGAGGAGGTGTTTCGGGCCACCACCAGGTGGGTGGCTTATGCAACTGTGCCAGCGTTCTTGTTCATCATTTTTGGGTCAACACAGATCATGTCCCTGTTCGGAAAGGAGTTTACAGAAGAGGGTAAGACTGTGATGGTTATTCTGGCCGCAGGCTGCCTGGTCAATTCCCTAAGTGGTGGAGCTGGAATGACTTTAATGATGTCAGGCAGACAAGATATTCAGTTATATGCTGCTGTAGGATGTGTTACTTTGAATATCTTGTTGAACCTGCTCCTGATTCCTCAATTGGGGGCAATGGGAGCAGCCATAGCCACTTCTGCCTCCATGTGTGGCGTGAATGTGGCTAAGCTTCTTCTTTTGTGGAAGCTCATGAAAATTCATCCTTTTTCCCCTCGGACCATTGGGATCATACTGGCCGGAGCTGGGCTATGGTGCCTAGTCTGGTTGACAAGAGGTGTACTTGAGCCTCTGGGGGACTGGGCTTTTGCTGTTCACATATTGATGTCGGTTGTAGCTCTGGCTGTTTTCTTGGGATCATGGGGCATGGACAGGCAGGATATTATTCTATGGCAAGAAGTTAAGAGCAAATTTCTGGGACAAAAAAAGAACTGCTCAAAAGCATAAGTTAATGTAATTCAGTCACCAGGGGCCAGTGGCCAGATATAACAGGTATGAGGTGGATATTTTGAAAAATATTCTTTTAGTTATTGTAGATTGCCTGGGTCAATTCTTCCTGGAAGGAAAGAAAAAAAAAGATTATCCTTTTTTAAACAGCTTGTATTCAATGGGGGTTTCCTTCAGCCAGTGCGTGGCCACAAGCACTACAACCACACCCAGTGTGGCAACTATTCTGACCGGGAACTATCCCATTCGGCACAACATAAGAACTCTCACAGGAGCCAGGCTGCACCCTACAGTGGGCACCATGGCGGAAGAGCTTGCCGCAGCTGGATACAACACCTACGCTGAGGTCACAGGACCCCTCTTCAGCGAACTGGGTATGAACCGGGGTTTCTTGGAATACAAACACAGGGACAAGACAGCATATCTTGGCTCTTCATGGGGCAGGGAGCTATGCTCCAGAATAAGAGACGGCGGCCTTGCAAAACCCTGGTTTCTTCTCTTGCATCTTTGGGAGCTCCACCAACCCAGATGGGCACCCCATGGCTCAACAAAAAAAGGCAGGAAGCGGGTTTCTTTTGAGAAGGCCCTTCAGTTCTTGGATGAGGCCATGGCTCAAACCATCGGTAACTCATTGAACCTAGAGGAAACCATCTTGATTCTTACAGGTGACCATGGTGAGAGAGTCGAAAAAAGCAGGCTGGACAAACTGCTCAGAATGGCCTGTGTGAGGGCATATGAAAAGATTCACCCACTAGGTCTTCCTGAGTATTGGAGGACAGAGCTGAATCGAAGATTCAGGCTAGGCCACGGCTTCCATCTGGGTGAGCAGTTGATTCGTGTTCCCTTACTTCTGGTGGACTGCGGCAAGCTCCCGGCAAATCTGGAGCTCAAGACACAGGTGAGCCATGTGGACATCTTCCCCACCCTGGCAGGGCTCTTGGGAATATCCATGGGGGCAAGAGAAATGGCCGGGCTGGACCTCCTGGAATCCTGGAGACAAGGAAACTCTTTGCCTCAAAGACCAGCTTTTTTGCAGGCAAGCGGAATTGTACTTCCAGAGTCCAAGCAGTGGCTGGAGGGAGTCAGATGGCAAGGCTTTAAGTACATCAGGCAGATGGCATCCACAGGCCAGCCCTTTGAGTGGCTTTATAAGGTCAATGAGGGGTTCAAGGAGATCAGAGTCAAGGATCAGGGCATCTGCTCCATGATGAGAGAAGAGATGGATCGTTTTCGAAGATCTGAATCCCAGGACCCTGCTCAGAACACCATGTCAGAGGAGGAATCGCAAATCCTGGCAAAACGCCTGAAGGATCTGGGATATATGTGAGTGTATGCCTTGAGCATGGAATACCCAAGCAAGCAAGAGACGAAACTTTCCTTGGTGCTTTTCATAGCAAGCGCTTCTAGATCAGGCTCTACCCTTCTGGATCTGCTATTGGGAAGCCATCCACAAGGGGTCTCCACAGGAGAGATCAGAAGGCTTCAGGGCTTTGTGCTCCAGGACAAAACTTTGCTGGCCTTGGATGATGAGGATTACCCCCTTACCTGCTCCTGCGCAAAGCCCTTGAAAGAGTGCGCGTTTTGGATGGAGGTGGAAAAGCAATTTGGGGCCTCATTTAAGCATACTGTTTTCAAGACCAGGCAGAAGCGCTCTTGGAGATCCCTTCTCATGGCTTCTTACCTGGCAACAGGTCCCCAAGGGGTCCGTATGCTAGCACGAGCCTTTAGCCCTGTCAGAAAGGAAGTGCAGATCGGTCTTAACTGCATTCGGCTACATGAGGCTGTCTCTTTGGTGTCAGGAGCATCTTTTGTGGTGGATTCCTCCAAGTCTATCTATCATTACATGCTTTTGCATTGTGCGGCTCCAAAGCTCATGAGACTTATAGTGTTGGTCCGAGATGGCCGCGGGGTGGCGCACTCCATGGTGCGAGGCACCAGAGCAAAGAAGTGGCAAGAGGGTCCCCTTCCCCCATTTCTTCAGGCCTCCCGGCAATGGGCTCTTACAACCAAAAGCATCTTGATGCTTTCCCGCCGCACCAAGCCCTCTGACAAAGTTCTCCTTCGTTACGAGGAGATCTGCAGCAAGCCCCTTGAGGTCCTGAATCATATGGCCAGGAAGTGGGGGCTTCTTCCGTGGGAGGATTCCTTCTGGAAAGAGCTCAAAGAAAGGCACATCATAGGAGGTTCTCCTTCTTTGCGCTTTGAGCAATTACTCGATAGACTCGAGCCAGACAACAGATGGAGGCAGTCACTGGACAGAGAGCTACTGGAAGGCTTTGAAAAAATGGCAGGGAAGCTGAATCGAAAGCTGGGTTATTTCTCATGAGAGTGTTTTTTTCTCAGGCTGGCAACCAAAGGGTCTCAAACAAAGGCACCAAGGCTCCCAGGAGACTCCATACAAGGATCCTGTGGCAGGTAAGAAGGCGCTTAAGATTAACTGCTGGGCTTTATCCCACCCACAGGAAGGTTGACTTCATTGTTTGCGGCGCGCAAAAAGCCGGTACCTCTGCCCTAGCCTCATACTTGGATGAACACCCTGAGATCTGCATGGCAGATGCCAAAGAGCTCCATTTCTTCGACAACGAGGAGATCTTCCAGAAAAAATCCCCGGACTACAGGTTCTATCATTGCGCGTTTAGTCCCGGGGCCTGCCACAGGCTCCTGGGAGAGGCTACCCCTATTTACATGTACTGGTACACTGCCCCAAGAAGAATGTGGGAGTACAATCCTGATCTTAAGCTCATAGTAATTCTTCGAAATCCCATAACCAGGGCATACTCCCACTGGAACATGCAACGCACAAGAGGTATGGAGACTCTTTCTTTTTGGGAAGCCATTCAAGAGGAAAGGAAAAGGTGCAGGCAGGCCCTTCCCTACCAGCACAGACTGTATTCTTATGTGGACCGTGGGTTTTACTCGGAACAGTTAAGAAGGCTTTGGACATATTTCCCTCTGGAACAAGTATTTGTGATAAAGACAGAGGACTTGAGAAAAAATCCCAAAGAATGCATGGAGAAGCTATGGAGGTTTCTGGGCCTGGATGATCCTGGCAGGATCATTTTTCCCAAAGACGTGCACTCCAGACCCTATGTCTCGCCTTTGGGAGAAAGGGAGAAAGATTATTTGCTGAGGGTTTACGAGTACGAGATAAAGAACTTGGAAAGACTCCTGGGATGGGATTGCAGTGAATGGTTAAATCCCGAAAGAGAAATCCCTTTTTAAAAAGGATCAATCCCATGGCTCTTTGACCCATGAGTCAACTCCAGCAAACCAAACCACATGGGGCCATATTTTTCTGTTAGAAGCTGGGGCAGATCCCTTACGAAGAAAAGCCCATGGCTTGAGCTCCAGCTTTTTTTTGAAAAAGAATACAGGCTATCCTGCCTTTTTGCTGGCCTGCCACTTGTAGACCAGGAAACCTTCTCCCTTGCAAATCAGTTCCCAGGGGCCATACATCCATAAAGTGGGGTCGAGACCCTCTCGGGCCTTGGGATAAAAGATTATTCCATAAAAGGGCTTGGAATCCCCGAGAAGATCTTGCGTAAGGCTGGAAATTTTATCTTCCATGGAAGATCTTTCCCTGGTTGGGGGCCTGCCATGCTTCTTGGGCTTTCCTGGCTGCCAAGGTTTTTGGACCTGCTCAAGCTCAGGAGCCTTAAGGTGTAAGACGGGAATCCTGCCTTTCAAGAAGAAATAGACAGTACGGTCGTAATTGCTTGCAATGAGTGCGGCATCCGAAGCGCAGGCCAGGGCTTCCTTGGCCTGCGCTTGGAGAAAAGCCGGTGACTGGGCATGAAACACTCTCCCAGGGCTCAACCCTGAGAAGGCCTGAGGAGACATGTTGAGAAACCCCAAGGCCACAGAAGCGCCAAATCCCACCACTGACCCAGTCTTGGGATGGAGCCTTCCCATAAGAATAGTAGATCCAATAAAACGCCAGCAGCTAACCAGGAAAAATGTCGTCAGCACACTGTACGCCGGGAAAAGGGGTACAAGCTGTCTTCTGGTCAGGGGAAGATGAAGGAAAGTCTGGAAAACCCCTATCCAGAAAAATATGAGAACAAATGGAAGAATCAGTTCCTTGGGGGCTTTCCTTTTGAACACCAGGACCAGACATCCCAAAAGAGAAACCCCGTAAATAACCTTGAAGGCGGCCGAAGGCATTCCTCTCAAAAGCAGATTGTTTCCAAGTTCCTCGAGCCCTCTGAATCCCCATTTCTCGGGATTCAAGAGGGTTGCAAGATTTCCGGCCCTGAGTCCATAGACGGGTCTCTGTGCCTCTTCCCTAAGCTGGATAGCCCTGTATCGATGTAGGAGCAAAGGGGCCATCAAAGAGCCGGCCACAGCCATTGCCACCAGAAAATGCACCAGCCTGGTGCTCCTGGGTCTATTACCCAAGAAAAAAGCTGCCATCAAAACCGGAAACGCAAGGAGGGTGGATTCCTTGGTGAGGAACCCAAGTCCCAAGCATGATCCCATTCCAAAGGCCATCCAGAGAGTTCCCCACCGGATATATGCCATGCCAAAGAACAATATGCAGCTTATCCACAGGGTAAGGTGTATATCGTTTAGCACCCTGTTGGAATATTCCCATATCTCCCCTTTCCCTGAGGTCAGAAACAACAAGGCCGCCAGGAGCCCCCCCCTCACACCTAGGACCAGCCAGCCCAGTAAGAAACAGACCCCTACCCCTAAAGCCCCTCCCAGAACACTTACGGCCTGGGCAGCCTCTGTACTGATTCCCAGGCTCTTGAAGGCAAGCCCTACCATAAGAACGTGAAGAGGACCCACGCTCTTGCTCACCTCACTGCCATCTGGCTCCAGGATCCTGCCTTCCAATGCAAAGGAGACCGCCCAGGCCAGATAGGCCTGCTCATCGGGGCTTCTGGGAGACGCTCTAAGATGTGAAAGAACAAAAGCAGCAACCACCACTACCAACACCAGCCCCCAAAGACAACCTTTGAACCCATGATCCCTGCTCCAGGAAATCAAGGGCTCGGCTGGCCCTTTGGGATTGTCCTTTGCTTTATCAAGCTTTTCTTTGGGCCTGGCAAAAGACATGTCCATGTAGATCCTCAAATGTCTCTGAATCCAAAAGAGTGAAAGAAATTCCAGCTCTGCTCAATTCCTTGCACCAGAGCCCATAGATCAGCGGCACATCCAGAAAAGAGTACACAAACGCCCAACGATCACGAGGATAGTCTTTTTTTCTTGCCCCAGTGGTTCCTAGCTCATCTTCCCTGTTCTTTCTCTCCAGGACCCTTCTCAACAAAGTAGCCTTGTCGGCCACCAAAACCACGGCCTTTTTGTGATGTTCCAGACTAAGGAATCTCATCCACTTAGGATCGATCCTGTAATCCCATTTCTCATTTATGAAATCATAGACAGAATTATCTAAGATTTTCCAAAATGGCAAACTGGGACGTATTAGCGACAAATAAACCAAAGGCCTTTTTCTGGCTATTATCCACAAAGGGCGACAGATATTGTAATGAAAAAAAGCGCTTTGGGCTGACCTCATCAGTTTGTCTATCTTCTGAAAAGGAAAAAAGACTTCTTGATCATGAGTCAATCCCGTGATTTCAAGAGCCCTTGGGCCCCTTATAAATGAGCTCTTCCCGCAAGAGCTTGGGCCACTTACTATCCAGATCACTTCTGACCTCAAAGAGAATTACTCACCAGCAACCTTCCCTGGTTGAATGCCAGGCTAAGAGTCCTTCTTGACTCCCAACTTACGCCCGTAGGAGACCGGCTCCCTAAGCCAACAGAAGACTCCTGAAAGATGAAAGGCAACATTCCAAAGAAATGAGAGAAATCCCAGTGCCACGGCGGCCTCCAGGCTCAAACCGGCCAGTGGAAAGGCTAGCACCAAGACAGCTTCCCTGGTCCCAAGACCACCCACAGTAATGGGGATCACCTGCACCAGGCCCACCAGGGCTCTACATCCAAAGGCAAATGCCACGGACATATTCAAACCCAAAGCCCGGGCCAAAACAAAAAACACTGTTGCCCTTGACAGCTCTAGGCACACGGAGATCAGTGTTAGTTTCAAAAAAAGACCCAAGTTCATCTTTTCCCAAAGGCTCTCTGCAGCCCTGTCTGACTCTAAAAAAGCCTCCTTCAAGCCAGCCTTGGACTTCCTCAAGTACCTGATCGAGGATCTCTGCAGTAATTCCCAAAGCCATTTGCCCCTAAAGATCAACAACACCACCAGTGAAATGCCACCCAACAAGCCCAACCACATTCCATAGCCTGGAAAAAGGGAGCCTTGAAAGTATAGAAGACCGTACATTGCGAAAAGGCACGTACTTACCAGGTCAAAAAGCTTATCAGCTCCCAAAGAAACCGAGGTGCGGCCAACGGGCTCTCCGTCTTGCTTGAGGCAGTAAATTTTGGCAATCACAGCCACACCCCCTGGCGGCAAGAAGCCCAAGAACCAACCAATCCAGTACACCTGGAAGAGCCTCTTGAAACCTGATGCCATTCCCACAAGCCTTGCAATCATCCACCACCGCCAGGCGTGAAGCCCTATGACCCAGGGGAATAAAACAATACTCAGAACACAAAGCTCCCAGCGCACCCCTTTGAGCAGTTCCAAGGCTGCCTTGGGGTCCACCACCTTCAACAACAAGACCAGAAACAACAGCGGTCCCAGACACTTGATGAGGCCTTTTACGGCCTTGGCTTTCCAGTTCACGCCAAAAACTCTCTTGAGATCTGATGAGAATTTCTTTTCAAGAAGCAGGGCCAATGGTTCAAGAGGATTCTCAATCAAGCTCAAAGGTATCCCAATCCCTCGAGCTGTTTCCTCACGGCACTCTCCTCTTCCGGGCCCAGAGCCTGGTGCTGGGCAGCCTGTGAGTCCCAGCTCTCTGAGAACTGCAATTTGTTCTCCTCCAGGAAGGGTTCTACCAAGGCTTCTTGCAACACTGTGCCGTCCATGTCCACCGGGACCGGGAATCCCATGAGGTAAAGCACAGTTGGCGCTATGTCCTCTATGGCCGCAGCTGAGATTGTCTGGCCTCTTTTGCATGGGTTCCCAGCCATTATCAGGACTCCATCAGGGCTGTGAGATCC harbors:
- a CDS encoding glycosyltransferase family 2 protein, encoding MSRLSVIIATMNREQELHRCLDSLWAQKRLPDELVIVDDGSLDMEALKAKVPQGVEFQYHRKSPPGLSASRNLGAQVAQGELVLFLDDDVVLEPDFIEEILSVFQEDTTGRLAGVSGVITNRKPKPKWFRLWARFFLMEKGFPGRLLPWGYFSAPGIPEGVTEVQWIPGGLSCFRKEVLEQFRFSDMNQQGRHALEDVELGWRVSAHYILKTTPFAKLSHYPPESGLRGAVQRGSRQAMGHGFLFCVHGEKTLLNRVRFLWATTGLVLGNMGAVLLVRGKRQRIWRMLLALGNLLGAVRIIPQVIRGKA
- a CDS encoding sulfotransferase, with protein sequence MDPNNTETKTNYPIIVMGMHRSGTSILTRMLMECGLFVGWELDGTQEALFFRRRNEKLINICGGRWDNPLPVHLILGNALLKKESVESLKKDISSFRVFSFLGPKLYWKHRNLFKINIPWGWKDPRNAFLLPVWLDIFPVARFVRIVRNGIDVAKSLVLREAKRLTNPIRRDNSLLGKLKRRTSLWGHRPWLLYLLENYQRFLEQMTPLSRYNRMRAYGCDTLEGAFELWNTYVSRETEVLAHLQDRTYFLRYEDFLEAPEENLYRLACFCGLSPQQDVISHLCKSLNRSRRYAFWEDQALRAFYQSVKSCPTMQQLGYSGL
- a CDS encoding sulfotransferase; translation: MRNELRNNWDCLDASAPVVIGGVGGSGTRLLARILLEMGFYLGSDLNESLDNLWFTLLFKRPAWYKTELSRGRNSLMKAMELFKRSMLGGPLKPRDLKTLLGAALPMIWTGHTPGGRGKGLWPIFRAWKMLARKASLPQGATAWGWKEPNTHIYLQELMVVFPNMCYINVLRHGLDMALSKNQQQLVNWGFLFGLGKPRTEKEIPRLSLKYWVFANKRIASLAEELGNRFLSVNFDLLCLYPEKNIGKILSFLGRELNQDAFKKVCLLPKAPPTIGRYRSVDLGLFDEEDLQAVEEMGFEVERRS
- a CDS encoding flippase, with amino-acid sequence MDNLPREKGLTPGTNRDLKSSSDIKKAAKGAGFTLVGSAIGAALELMGQILLARFLGMGGLGLYSLGMAAVRISEVLARLGIPLGGTRLVSIYKGTDPQRVKGILLSSTGICLLSGCVAGAVLGLLAEVIALKIFKNSEVAWVLRALAPGVPFVTLMAVSTSLLTGFHTTKFTVLSRNIIEPVVSLVLIAFFLILGQGLRGVIWAFIASHAVAALCALRFLVKLFPSLTDSSVKPVYELPRLMGNSVPILLIGVLNYVLSWTDTVMLGILSSTSAVGLYRASSRIPMLLPLFLNATNSIYGPMVANLHARGERERLEEVFRATTRWVAYATVPAFLFIIFGSTQIMSLFGKEFTEEGKTVMVILAAGCLVNSLSGGAGMTLMMSGRQDIQLYAAVGCVTLNILLNLLLIPQLGAMGAAIATSASMCGVNVAKLLLLWKLMKIHPFSPRTIGIILAGAGLWCLVWLTRGVLEPLGDWAFAVHILMSVVALAVFLGSWGMDRQDIILWQEVKSKFLGQKKNCSKA
- a CDS encoding sulfatase-like hydrolase/transferase, giving the protein MDILKNILLVIVDCLGQFFLEGKKKKDYPFLNSLYSMGVSFSQCVATSTTTTPSVATILTGNYPIRHNIRTLTGARLHPTVGTMAEELAAAGYNTYAEVTGPLFSELGMNRGFLEYKHRDKTAYLGSSWGRELCSRIRDGGLAKPWFLLLHLWELHQPRWAPHGSTKKGRKRVSFEKALQFLDEAMAQTIGNSLNLEETILILTGDHGERVEKSRLDKLLRMACVRAYEKIHPLGLPEYWRTELNRRFRLGHGFHLGEQLIRVPLLLVDCGKLPANLELKTQVSHVDIFPTLAGLLGISMGAREMAGLDLLESWRQGNSLPQRPAFLQASGIVLPESKQWLEGVRWQGFKYIRQMASTGQPFEWLYKVNEGFKEIRVKDQGICSMMREEMDRFRRSESQDPAQNTMSEEESQILAKRLKDLGYM
- a CDS encoding sulfotransferase — translated: MLFIASASRSGSTLLDLLLGSHPQGVSTGEIRRLQGFVLQDKTLLALDDEDYPLTCSCAKPLKECAFWMEVEKQFGASFKHTVFKTRQKRSWRSLLMASYLATGPQGVRMLARAFSPVRKEVQIGLNCIRLHEAVSLVSGASFVVDSSKSIYHYMLLHCAAPKLMRLIVLVRDGRGVAHSMVRGTRAKKWQEGPLPPFLQASRQWALTTKSILMLSRRTKPSDKVLLRYEEICSKPLEVLNHMARKWGLLPWEDSFWKELKERHIIGGSPSLRFEQLLDRLEPDNRWRQSLDRELLEGFEKMAGKLNRKLGYFS
- a CDS encoding sulfotransferase domain-containing protein yields the protein MRVFFSQAGNQRVSNKGTKAPRRLHTRILWQVRRRLRLTAGLYPTHRKVDFIVCGAQKAGTSALASYLDEHPEICMADAKELHFFDNEEIFQKKSPDYRFYHCAFSPGACHRLLGEATPIYMYWYTAPRRMWEYNPDLKLIVILRNPITRAYSHWNMQRTRGMETLSFWEAIQEERKRCRQALPYQHRLYSYVDRGFYSEQLRRLWTYFPLEQVFVIKTEDLRKNPKECMEKLWRFLGLDDPGRIIFPKDVHSRPYVSPLGEREKDYLLRVYEYEIKNLERLLGWDCSEWLNPEREIPF